From the Bacillota bacterium genome, the window GAGCCGCCGCCCGCGCCCGGTCGCCGCTTGAGCCCAAGGGTCTCCAAGGACAACTCCCATCGACCGAAGAGTCCCGCCGGTCGGAAGTTGATAATCAGCAGGATGATGAGGCAATAGATGGCGACCCGCCATTGCGAGGCGAACCGCAGCACCTCCGGCAGGGCCGAGAGGGTGGCCGCCCCGATGATCACCCCGGTGAGGCTGTCGCGCCCACCGAAGAAGACCATGATGATCCAGATGGCCGACTGCATCCAGCCAAACATGGCCGGCTCGACATAAGTCGTGAAGAAAGCCATCAGGGCCCCGGCGAAGGCCGACAGACCGGCGCCGAGCAGAAAGACCTTCAGTTTGTGGTCGAAGGCGTTGATCCCCATGACCTCGGCGGCCAACTCGTCCGTCCGAATGGCCAGGCAGTCCCGGCCGAACTTGGAGTAGCGAACGTTGCGGACCAGCCAGACCGCGACAATCAGGGAGACCACCGCCAGCCAGGGCGTGGTCAGCTTGGGGACCCCGGCGAAGCCCATGGCCCCGCCGGTCCACTTGACCGACTCATTCATCACCGCCCGGGCGGCCTCACCGAAGCCGAAGGTGGCCAGGGCAAAGAAATCCTGACGGATCTTCAGGGTGGTGGACCCGATAAAGTAGCCGACCCCGATGGCCACCAAGACGGCCAGGACCACGGCCAGCGGGAAGGGCACGTGGAAGGTGACCACGGCTAGGGCCGAGACGTAGGCGCCGAGGCCCATGAAGGCCGCCTGACCCAGCGAGAAAAGGCCCGTCAGGCCGGTCAGGACGAAGGTCCCGAGCACCCCGATAATGGTGATGGCGGTGAAAACCCCTACCGTGACATAGTAAGACACGCTATCCACCTCAAGTGTGGTTGCTCAGATGGGGTCTTTCCGGTCAGGCCTTTTCCTTGAAGCTGACGCCGGCGAAGCCCTGTGGGCGAACCAGCAGGAAGACGACCATGATGACGAAGATGACCGCCGGCGAGAGCCCGGCGCCCATCACCGAGATCAGCAGGACCTCAACGATGCCAAGGGCCAGAGCACCCATCGCCGCGCCGGTCAGGCTGCCGAGGCCGCCGAGGACCGAGGCGATGAATCCCTTGACCACGAGTTGCCCGATCTGTGGGTAGAG encodes:
- a CDS encoding branched-chain amino acid ABC transporter permease; this translates as MSYYVTVGVFTAITIIGVLGTFVLTGLTGLFSLGQAAFMGLGAYVSALAVVTFHVPFPLAVVLAVLVAIGVGYFIGSTTLKIRQDFFALATFGFGEAARAVMNESVKWTGGAMGFAGVPKLTTPWLAVVSLIVAVWLVRNVRYSKFGRDCLAIRTDELAAEVMGINAFDHKLKVFLLGAGLSAFAGALMAFFTTYVEPAMFGWMQSAIWIIMVFFGGRDSLTGVIIGAATLSALPEVLRFASQWRVAIYCLIILLIINFRPAGLFGRWELSLETLGLKRRPGAGGGSGRGKPEAAKGGAQANA